Proteins encoded by one window of Pecten maximus chromosome 15, xPecMax1.1, whole genome shotgun sequence:
- the LOC117344177 gene encoding glutenin, high molecular weight subunit DX5-like: protein MKGGNITEETFESIRHVTAHELMEFVDFEPNPEFDFSNMGGEDNKFQLDKSLDSQPSLTEDTKDGMSKMLANEGSLVDNKNQDVKARGHAKQEPPSMDPGVKPKSRAPGAQLPGQYQLPTLPQTPRTQVFSPTDTLSPAVALSTFTPASHPVMSMSTVMTPTAMSGYPSNHGQTPGYMSPGQYSQTLSGVYPSNHYGMPNGMYGGIPSPYMPQTPPGYPQGYQPMFPYGNYHGQQYGYPQYPYYPIPPPPGYPNMPHPGYLPLQGHMPSQGQTPDQVQMPLQGHVPPQGHVPPQMPVQCHVPHPMPVQGQVPAQGQMPHQGHVPPMMPPQGQGPPQMPPHG from the coding sequence ATGAAAGGGGGAAATATTACAGAGGAAACTTTTGAGTCTATAAGACATGTAACGGCCCATGAGTTAATGGAATTTGTTGACTTTGAGCCAAATCCAGAATTTGATTTTTCAAATATGGGGGGTGAGGACAACAAATTTCAGCTCGATAAGAGTTTGGACAGTCAGCCTTCACTCACGGAGGACACAAAGGATGGTATGTCCAAAATGTTGGCCAACGAAGGAAGTCTTGTAGATAACAAGAATCAGGATGTAAAGGCCAGAGGTCATGCCAAACAGGAGCCACCCAGCATGGATCCAGGTGTTAAACCTAAATCTAGGGCACCTGGAGCTCAGCTACCGGGTCAGTACCAACTGCCTACCTTGCCACAAACTCCTAGGACCCAGGTATTTTCACCTACAGATACGCTGTCTCCTGCAGTAGCATTGAGTACATTCACACCTGCGAGTCATCCTGTTATGTCTATGTCCACCGTTATGACACCAACAGCTATGTCAGGTTATCCCAGCAATCATGGTCAGACTCCGGGATATATGTCACCAGGGCAATATAGTCAAACCCTATCTGGTGTGTACCCCTCAAATCACTATGGTATGCCTAATGGCATGTATGGTGGAATACCGTCACCATATATGCCACAGACACCACCAGGGTACCCCCAGGGTTATCAGCCCATGTTTCCTTATGGGAACTACCACGGCCAGCAGTATGGATACCCACAGTATCCCTATTACCCCATACCGCCACCACCTGGTTACCCTAACATGCCACATCCTGGTTACCTGCCACTTCAGGGTCACATGCCATCCCAAGGTCAGACACCTGATCAAGTCCAGATGCCACTTCAAGGTCATGTGCCACCTCAAGGTCATGTGCCACCTCAGATGCCAGTCCAATGTCATGTGCCACATCCAATGCCAGTCCAAGGTCAGGTGCCAGCCCAAGGTCAGATGCCTCATCAAGGTCACGTGCCACCTATGATGCCACCCCAGGGTCAAGGTCCGCCACAGATGCCACCCCATGGTTAA
- the LOC117343255 gene encoding uncharacterized metal-dependent hydrolase YabD-like — MWSAGNPETGEVLPSPRQLPSSSAILEMPSDHSGVLYLSPETGLLQDEEELPGLEEYVVVDQVSSDEEEPSRLSGLRVIDSHFHLDRTSRQIWGNSSGHTVEDLLEYSYSDGVIERSGLPVDVVGGVIVYSEPSTYPPVDFTLQGPWRVAVGVHPKHFETLTVDRKICLQRLLEHPKVVALGECGLDRTIPVVKWRRQGEVFAKLLRMARPAQPLVLHLRGVKEDGYGTDVYRSALVMVEDACSKEQGIHLHCFMGEEDVVRAWLRRFPKTYFGVTAAVRRFDDPQIEGLRAIPRDRLLLDTDSPYFPPAKTRISTPAYIGETAVILAAHLDARTPEILELATSNATALYGL; from the exons ATGTGGAGTGCTGGGAATCCAGAGACAGGAGAAGTTCTCCCTTCACCCCGTCAACTCCCCAGCAGTTCTGCTATTCTGGAGATGCCTTCTGACCATTCTGGAGTCCTGTACCTCAGCCCAGAGACTGGACTTTTACA AGACGAGGAAGAGCTACCCGGACTGGAGGAGTACGTCGTTGTGGACCAAGTCAGCTCGGACGAGGAAGAGCCCTCGCGCCTCTCAGGACTCCGAGTGATTGACAGCCACTTTCATCTCGACAGGACAAGCCGCCAGATCTGGGGAAATAGTAGCGGTCACACCGTCGAGGACCTGCTGGAATACAGCTATTCTGATGGTGTGATCGAGCGATCGGGATTGCCAGTGGACGTGGTTGGAGGTGTCATTGTCTACAGTGAGCCCAGCACCTATCCACCTGTGGATTTCACGCTGCAGGGGCCCTGGAGAGTGGCTGTGGGTGTCCATCCAAAGCATTTTGAGACACTCACAGTCGACCGGAAGATCTGCCTCCAGCGACTACTGGAGCATCCAAAGGTTGTGGCCTTAGGAGAGTGCGGACTAGACCGTACCATTCCTGTCGTCAAGTGGAGACGCCAAGGGGAGGTTTTCGCCAAACTACTCAGGATGGCGAGACCAGCGCAGCCTCTGGTTCTGCACTTGAGGGGAGTAAAGGAGGACGGCTACGGCACGGATGTCTACAGGTCTGCTCTAGTCATGGTGGAGGATGCATGTTCCAAGGAGCAGGGGATCCATCTCCATTGCTTCATGGGGGAAGAGGACGTCGTGCGTGCATGGCTCCGTAGGTTTCCGAAAACGTATTTTGGAGTCACAGCCGCAGTCAGACGGTTCGACGACCCCCAGATTGAAGGTCTCCGAGCGATCCCTAGGGACCGGTTACTCCTGGATACTGACTCTCCGTACTTCCCACCCGCTAAGACCAGAATAAGCACTCCAGCTTACATCGGAGAGACAGCCGTCATTTTAGCCGCCCACCTGGATGCTAGGACCCCGGAAATCCTGGAGCTTGCAACCAGCAACGCTACAGCCCTGTACGGGTTGTAG